The Acidaminococcus fermentans DSM 20731 sequence ATTTTCATCTAATACTCTATAAAATTCAAACATTATTATTTTGAGCCCTCTTTCTTAACTTATATAATCATTTTTGTCATAATATTTATCTACAATTCCTTTCCCTAATGATACTCCTATTGAAATTGAAACACCCGCAGTACATAAGACATAGCCATCACTTCCGGGAGAAATACTACCAGATAAAGCAACTCCTCCGCTTATTGATGGTGCCAATCCTATAAGTGCATTATCAAATTCCGCCCAATCTGTTACCCAATAATCGATTTCAGGAGACCCCTCTTTTTTCTTATATATTCTTACTTCTGACACACCTAAATTTGCTGGAAGTACTGACACACCTATGCTAACTTGCTGTCCTTCAAACACTTTATCTTCTGTAGAAATAATTGTAATTCCCCGGGCATATCCTAGTGCACCAGCATCTGCTGTAAACATTTTTCCTACACAAGTCCCATCATCATCTTGGTAGACAGGTGCCTCTTTTACCATAGTTTTTATTCCTTGACCAATAATCGGCAATTGTTCCAACTCATTCCACTTCGTCCCCCCAAGGCTCACATTGCTCCCGATGCTGCTTTCTCCGGTCACTGCCCCCACGGCACTTCCCACAACGGCGCTGATGGCCTGGACCAGGTCCGGGTGCTTTTCCACCCAGGCTTTCCCTTTGGCGGCCAGAATACAGCCGTTTACATATTCTCCCACACCTCCGGCCAAAATTCCGGTTGCGATCTTTCCGCCTGCCAGGGAACTGAGCAGCCCTCCGAAAATGCTGTGGGCCAGGATCTTTTCATCACTGCCTTCCTGCCAGCCTTTCCGTGCGGCCAGTTCATGAATGGCCCGGTTTCCCACTTTGCTCAGTTCATTTACCAGTTCCTGCTTTTCTTGGACTTTCCCCTTGTCAAAGATGGTCGCCAGTTTCTGGAGACTGTTTTTCGTGTCCCGGTTCAGCTGTTTTACCGGCTGGACCTGTTTTTCTCCCTCCCGGATGATGATACTTCCGGCAGAGATACCGGCTTTTGTGGTGCTTTCTGCCCGTCCTTTGACAGTACTCACCACTTCAGGATAGAGTCCCCGTTCATTGAGTTTCCGCCGGTCTTCCTGTCCGGTCCGGGTAGTGGCAGAAAAAGCCACACCCTGTCCATCCGCTTTGTAGGACGCTCTGTTTTCCACATCTTCCCAGCTGAGGGTTCCCGTTTCCAGACGGTTCTTTTCTGCCGGGGCATCGCTGTGGATCACGGCTCCCTTCAAATGGGTATTGCCCCCTGCCTGGATCTGGAACCCCTGGTCTCCTGCATAGATCCCCGCCTGTTCCGTCACACTTTCGTAGTCGGAACGGAGGGTCTGTTTCTGGGCGCTGCCACTTCCGGAAACATGGCCTCCCCCGGCAGAGACGGAAATTCCCCCTCCTGTATTCCGGCTGTCATAGGTCTCCCGGTCCTGGAGACTTTCCAGGCGCAGATTTCCTCCAGTTTCCGCCTGTACCTGCCGGCCTTCCATCCGGCTGCCGTTCTCCCGGGTTTTCCAGCCTCTCCATCCGCTTTCTCTGTTCCTGTCTGGCCTGCTGTAGCTGTTCCTGCTGCAAAAATGGATTGGGCGCAACAAAAACAGGGCATGCCGTCCCCCACAGCACACCCACTGCCCCTATAATCCCGGTCCATTGTCTCCCCATGATCCACAACCCCCGTTGTTTGTTGATACTTTCTGGGTTCAGTATACCGTAAGGGGCTTTTTATGACAAGATTTTCATTTTTTTACAAAAATATTCATAAGGTGGTCAATCTCAGGGACCTGTGATACAATGAAAAAGAAGCTGTCCATTTGGTCAGCCCCGTTGTTAGAAGGTTTAAGAAAACCCGCCTATCGTTTGTGGCCGACGGCGGGTTTCCTTATGCTCTTTCTGTACCTCTCTTGCAATCCCCTGTAACTGTGTTATAATGAAAATATAAATGGTGCTGTCTGGTGACGGTCAGCCCCATAGCTTAGTTGAGAATTAACCGCCTAGCTTGGGAGCCTGGGGCGGTTAATTTCTTTTTTGCAAAAGAAGTACCAGGACGATTAACAAAAATAAAGTTAGATTTGTTTCGTTCATGGCCCTCACCCCATTTCTGGGGCAAGATTTGACCGCCTACCGTATAGACAACACCGTGTACAGTATAACATATCGGCATGAAATCCGGCAACGGAAGCCCATCCACAAAAATCCCCTGTCAAAGGGCCTTTTATCACAGCTTTTGACAGGGGATCCGGAGCAGGTGCAGCGTCTGGCACCTGCTTTTTCACAATCTATGGGAATTTCCTTGCCCAAGGGGGTGCAGCTTTTGCGCCCATGGTGCTCCCATGGGATTTTCAGGAGCCGGAAATCACGGCAAACCGTAGTTTTCCGTCGCCCCGACCAACTTGAAAAAGGACAGCCGTCACCTTCGGGTGGCGGCTTTTTTGGATTTTGTCGTTTGTCGTTGAGGAAGCCAGATGCCGTGCATCTGGCTTTGAACGTATTGGCCCCCTGGGCGGCCGGGACGGGCTCCCCTGCGGCAGTGGTGTCGGGAGAGCTTTCTCTGGCGGGCCGCCCGGAGTGCGGCCCCTACCTTTTGGATTCGAACAAGGCGGATCTGGCAGTATTTTTATTCTGGTGCGGGATGTATGTTACTTTTCTATTTCTCATTCATCAGCGCAGCTTTTCGATATTGTTCGAAAGTTTCTTTATCATAATCCATATCCTGCCATTGATTGGTCACCAAACTGATATTCTTCCGTACCAGTCTAGTATTTTTTGTTTTATAGTCATATATGAAAGGTACGAACGGAATCCGCAAATTATAATCCAATAAATTATTCCAGGAAAATTCCCAATCAAAGAAATCTTGACCGCCTTCTCCTCGAGGCATCATGGCCAACAGCAATCCATCTTTTTGGGAACCTAATACATCATAGGGCTGATATCCGAAAGTAAAGAGTTCCTTACCTGTCATATCGAGGACTACACTTTTTTCATTTTGCCAGTCATAGACCAAGAAACTCTCTCCTGTTTTATACCATCCTTTAAGCAGAAAAAAAGGAATGGAAAACAAAAATTCAATTTTTCCATCGTGAATGTAGATTACGTCATTTTTCTCATTGGTTCCAATAATACCATCTCGGTAATAGACCACTGGCGTATTATTCTGATAGGATAAAGGCCCTTTATGAGTCTGCAGTCCTGCATCTATTCGTTTTACTGAATTCGTTATTCTGTCAACTTCGAACACCTGCGATCCGTCAACTATGTAGAAATATTTTACATTGACATATAACTGCCCTCCCCAACTTTGGCGAGTGCTGTTATCAATAGCGACAGGTAATGTTTCATAGCCCTTATTGGAAAGTTTAACAACTGAATAAGGTGTGGATTTATCTTCTTTTTCATGTCCAATAGCCAAAAAGTAAATCCCATCTTTTGTTACAGCTGGTGTCAACAGATATTGTTTTTGTTTTTTTATATACGGCTGCAAATCAATCATAACTGCTTCTTTTATGTTGTTGGGATTTACCAACTCTAATGTATTGACTTTAGACACAACAATTGTTCCTGATAAAATATTGGTTAGCGAATATCGATAATAGGCATAACTTAAAACCTTTATACCTATACAAAATAATATCGCTATCAAAACAATTATCATGACTATTTTTTTCATTTTGGAACTTCTCCGTATCCCATCCATGCAACAAGTCCTTTTCCTTGGTAATGAATATAATCATATCGTAATAATGCTGCCAACGCATTGGGGGAATAAATTCCTTGCATTTGCTCTAAGGTGACCATAGCATTTTCGTTATAACTTGCGCTCTCCTGCAATTGTATAGCTTGTATTGAAGTCGTTACGCAGTTATTCGAAAACAATTTATAATCTTTACTACCATCTGAAGTCCGATAAAATTGTTTCTTATCAACATCTCTAAACATAGAAACATTTTCTAACTCGTCATAGGAATTTGTTATATTTTGATTGTATGCATCTACACTTGCTTGAGCATCTACAACATTATTATTTAAAATAAAAATCGTTTTGTCATCAGGATTAAAATAAAATCCTGTAATATATGTTCCAATTCCATTAGGGGCAGGATATCCCCCTATACTTTCTTCCACATCCATTCCGTATCTCCCATAATCTGCAGAACCATATGTTCCCTTCTCATCTTCAGCAATAAGTCCAATATGTCCTAGCCCACCAGCTTTAAAAACAATTCCAATTAAAATGGCATTTCGACCTTCTAAGAACAAATTATCTTTAATTGCTCCAATAGTAATTTCTCTTGCAATGCCACTTTCGCTATTTATAACCCCAACAACACTTCCCACTGCCATACTAATTTGTTGAACTAAATCCGGATTTTTTAAAACCCACTGTCTTCCTTTTATCTTGATTATCGACTTTACAACAAACTCATTAATTCCACCAGCCAATATTCCTGTAGATAATTTTCCACCAGCCATGGAACTCATTATTGCGCCAAAAATACCGTGTGCCAGTATTTTTTCATCACTTCCATCTTCCCATTTCTGTCGAACAGAATACAGATGGATTACTTGATTTCCCAATTTACTAACTTTACTTAAGAATTCCTGCTTTTCCTGGACTTTCTCCTTGTCAAAGATGGTCGCCAGTTTCTGGAGGCTGTTTTTCGTGTCCCGGTTC is a genomic window containing:
- a CDS encoding hemagglutinin repeat-containing protein — encoded protein: MEGRQVQAETGGNLRLESLQDRETYDSRNTGGGISVSAGGGHVSGSGSAQKQTLRSDYESVTEQAGIYAGDQGFQIQAGGNTHLKGAVIHSDAPAEKNRLETGTLSWEDVENRASYKADGQGVAFSATTRTGQEDRRKLNERGLYPEVVSTVKGRAESTTKAGISAGSIIIREGEKQVQPVKQLNRDTKNSLQKLATIFDKGKVQEKQELVNELSKVGNRAIHELAARKGWQEGSDEKILAHSIFGGLLSSLAGGKIATGILAGGVGEYVNGCILAAKGKAWVEKHPDLVQAISAVVGSAVGAVTGESSIGSNVSLGGTKWNELEQLPIIGQGIKTMVKEAPVYQDDDGTCVGKMFTADAGALGYARGITIISTEDKVFEGQQVSIGVSVLPANLGVSEVRIYKKKEGSPEIDYWVTDWAEFDNALIGLAPSISGGVALSGSISPGSDGYVLCTAGVSISIGVSLGKGIVDKYYDKNDYIS
- a CDS encoding hemagglutinin repeat-containing protein: MGKNSAGIGYDLYGNQGRENEKESRLTHEGSTVKAQEQLHTVSGQDTLLTGSRMEGRQVQVETGRNLHLESLQDRETYDSRNTGGGISVSAGGGHVSGSGSAQKQTLRSDYESVTEQAGIYAGDQGFQIQAGGNTHLKGAVIHSDAPAEKNRLETGTLSWEDVKNKASYKADGQGVAFSATTRTGQEDRRKLNERGLYPEVVSTVKGRAESTTKAGISAGSIIIREGEKQVQPVKHLNRDTKNSLQKLATIFDKEKVQEKQEFLSKVSKLGNQVIHLYSVRQKWEDGSDEKILAHGIFGAIMSSMAGGKLSTGILAGGINEFVVKSIIKIKGRQWVLKNPDLVQQISMAVGSVVGVINSESGIAREITIGAIKDNLFLEGRNAILIGIVFKAGGLGHIGLIAEDEKGTYGSADYGRYGMDVEESIGGYPAPNGIGTYITGFYFNPDDKTIFILNNNVVDAQASVDAYNQNITNSYDELENVSMFRDVDKKQFYRTSDGSKDYKLFSNNCVTTSIQAIQLQESASYNENAMVTLEQMQGIYSPNALAALLRYDYIHYQGKGLVAWMGYGEVPK